The following are from one region of the Pelagibius sp. CAU 1746 genome:
- a CDS encoding ABC transporter substrate-binding protein: protein MNQLSAMKWRLGAPQSSLRNAAVSLGSLAVAVVLAANAAPAAAGQLAAPAELADKGTITYCATLDNPPRANYDTERRPVGFEVELGTEIAARMGLEVNWVQLKFVGLIPALQAQQCDALMQELFIKPSRLEIIEMVPFSRTGQRIVAPKDNAETVDSLEALSGKKLAVPNGTTIHNLANEANEKLKAEGKPEINLVVLPTTTETFHQLATGQVEYVGTTTTAASYYVGLRPEAFRLEGQPFGLILTGIGIRKGNEELVSAIQASLDSIMADGTYTKLIEKWNMQGSEL, encoded by the coding sequence ATGAACCAGCTGTCTGCAATGAAGTGGCGTTTAGGTGCGCCGCAGTCGAGCCTGCGAAATGCGGCCGTTTCGCTTGGAAGCCTGGCGGTTGCCGTTGTCCTGGCGGCAAATGCCGCGCCGGCGGCGGCCGGCCAACTGGCGGCGCCCGCGGAGCTCGCCGACAAGGGGACCATCACCTATTGCGCGACGCTGGATAACCCGCCGCGCGCCAACTACGACACCGAGCGGCGTCCGGTCGGATTCGAGGTCGAACTCGGCACCGAGATCGCCGCCCGCATGGGGCTTGAGGTCAATTGGGTGCAGCTCAAGTTCGTCGGCCTCATCCCGGCGCTGCAGGCGCAGCAGTGTGACGCGCTTATGCAGGAACTGTTCATCAAGCCCTCGCGCCTCGAGATTATCGAGATGGTTCCGTTTTCGCGGACCGGCCAGCGCATCGTGGCGCCCAAGGACAATGCCGAGACCGTCGACAGCCTCGAGGCGCTGTCAGGCAAGAAACTGGCCGTTCCGAACGGCACGACCATCCACAATCTCGCCAATGAAGCGAACGAGAAGCTGAAGGCCGAGGGCAAGCCGGAAATCAATCTGGTCGTCCTGCCCACGACGACCGAAACCTTCCATCAATTGGCGACCGGCCAGGTCGAATACGTCGGAACCACGACGACGGCGGCGTCCTACTACGTCGGCTTGCGGCCTGAGGCGTTTCGCCTGGAAGGCCAGCCGTTCGGGCTGATCCTCACCGGGATCGGTATTCGCAAAGGCAACGAAGAGCTCGTTTCGGCGATCCAGGCCAGTCTCGACTCCATCATGGCGGACGGGACCTATACGAAGCTGATCGAAAAGTGGAACATGCAGGGATCGGAACTCTGA
- a CDS encoding amino acid ABC transporter permease → MEFDWYFFWDRLVNPGDAFLMALGRTVAMAVLAMLLGLAIGTLVGFGRLSRFKLLSGLCAFYVWLVRGIPVLVLLVFFFSGLAAAGFFRFSDLTIFGITLSASFQAAVIGLAIHEGAYMAEIVRNGIQAVARGQIEAAKSLGMGTLMVTRRIVLPQATRVIVPPLGNDFNHMLKTTSLASVIGVQEIFLLTESMSAVTFKTFELLILVSLNYLLLTTIWNIVQGIIETRLRAHELDEAVSGWRQSMSYYLLGRAGADDRR, encoded by the coding sequence ATGGAGTTCGACTGGTATTTCTTCTGGGACCGCCTGGTAAACCCGGGAGATGCCTTCCTGATGGCCCTTGGCCGAACCGTTGCGATGGCCGTCCTGGCGATGTTGCTGGGGCTGGCCATCGGAACGCTGGTGGGCTTCGGACGGTTGTCGCGCTTTAAGCTGCTGAGTGGCCTCTGTGCGTTCTACGTCTGGCTGGTTCGGGGCATTCCGGTCCTGGTGCTGCTGGTGTTTTTCTTCTCCGGCCTCGCGGCGGCCGGGTTCTTCAGGTTCTCGGATCTTACAATTTTCGGCATCACGCTCTCGGCCTCCTTCCAGGCTGCCGTGATCGGCCTTGCGATTCACGAAGGGGCCTATATGGCCGAGATCGTGCGTAACGGGATCCAGGCAGTGGCGCGCGGCCAGATCGAAGCGGCGAAATCCTTGGGGATGGGAACCCTCATGGTAACGCGCCGGATTGTCCTGCCCCAGGCCACGCGCGTAATCGTCCCGCCACTCGGCAACGACTTCAATCACATGCTGAAGACGACCTCGCTGGCGAGCGTGATCGGCGTGCAGGAGATATTTCTGCTTACCGAGAGTATGTCGGCGGTAACCTTCAAGACTTTCGAGCTGCTGATTCTGGTCTCGCTCAACTACCTGCTCCTGACCACCATCTGGAACATCGTACAAGGCATCATCGAGACCAGGCTGCGGGCCCACGAACTAGACGAAGCTGTCTCCGGCTGGCGTCAGAGCATGAGCTACTATCTGCTCGGCCGGGCCGGGGCTGACGACAGGCGATGA
- a CDS encoding amino acid ABC transporter ATP-binding protein gives MDDRSNWLVRAENLDKWFGEHQVLKSVSLNVSRGEVVSIIGPSGSGKSTFLRCINQLETYQGGRLFVAGDLIGYSERQGKLVPLGNRQIVAQRRHIGMVFQQFNLFWHMTVLENIIEAPVLVLGQSKKQAIDRAMSLLERVGLAEKAHAYPLKLSGGQQQRAAIARALAMDPDLMLFDEPTSALDPETTGEVLAVIRELAESGMTMMIVTHEMNFARQISDRLVLMEDGRIEHEGSPDHFFGSAQSDRLKAFLSTIH, from the coding sequence ATGGACGATCGATCGAATTGGCTGGTTCGCGCGGAGAACCTGGACAAGTGGTTCGGCGAGCACCAGGTGCTGAAAAGCGTGAGCCTGAATGTCTCCCGGGGCGAAGTCGTCTCGATCATCGGCCCTTCAGGTTCGGGGAAAAGCACCTTTCTGCGTTGCATCAACCAGCTCGAAACCTATCAGGGGGGGCGGCTGTTCGTGGCCGGCGATCTCATCGGCTATAGCGAAAGGCAAGGCAAGCTGGTGCCTTTGGGCAACCGCCAAATCGTCGCCCAGCGGCGCCACATCGGCATGGTGTTCCAGCAGTTCAACCTGTTCTGGCATATGACGGTGCTCGAAAACATCATCGAGGCGCCGGTGCTCGTGCTTGGGCAGTCGAAGAAGCAAGCTATCGACAGGGCGATGTCGCTATTGGAGCGTGTCGGCTTGGCGGAGAAGGCGCACGCCTATCCGCTCAAGCTCTCAGGCGGACAGCAGCAGCGCGCCGCCATTGCCCGTGCCCTCGCCATGGATCCCGACCTGATGCTCTTCGACGAGCCCACCAGCGCTCTCGATCCCGAAACGACCGGTGAAGTGCTGGCGGTGATCAGGGAACTCGCCGAAAGCGGCATGACGATGATGATCGTCACGCACGAGATGAACTTCGCGCGCCAGATCTCCGACCGCCTGGTCCTGATGGAGGACGGGCGGATCGAGCACGAGGGCTCGCCGGATCATTTCTTCGGCTCCGCCCAGAGCGACCGCCTGAAGGCCTTCCTCTCGACCATACATTAG
- a CDS encoding SDR family NAD(P)-dependent oxidoreductase, with the protein MKTETVLITGAANGIGRATALAFGREGAQVAVTDKDEQGAAAVAAEIGPRARAFGLDVTDAAAVARVFDEAAAALGPITVVHANAGVSSMKRAVDLTEADWDFNFSINAKGVFLTNQAAVRHFLAHGTKGVIVNTASLAAKVGAPLLTHYSASKFAVIGWTQALAREVAADGIRVNAVCPGFVKTPMQDREAAWEAELLGTTPEAVLQSYIDQTPLGRLETPEDVADVVVFLASDAARFMTGQGINVTGGVYMT; encoded by the coding sequence ATGAAAACCGAAACCGTTCTGATCACAGGCGCAGCAAATGGCATCGGCCGCGCCACCGCCCTGGCCTTTGGCCGAGAAGGAGCGCAGGTCGCCGTCACCGACAAGGACGAGCAGGGCGCCGCGGCCGTCGCTGCGGAAATCGGTCCGAGAGCGCGCGCTTTTGGCCTGGACGTGACCGATGCCGCCGCCGTCGCGCGGGTCTTCGACGAAGCCGCCGCCGCGCTCGGCCCCATCACGGTGGTGCATGCCAATGCCGGCGTTTCGAGCATGAAGCGGGCGGTGGATCTGACGGAAGCGGACTGGGACTTCAATTTCTCGATCAACGCCAAGGGCGTCTTTCTGACCAACCAGGCCGCCGTACGCCATTTCCTGGCCCATGGCACGAAGGGCGTGATCGTCAACACCGCATCGCTTGCCGCCAAGGTCGGCGCCCCGCTGCTGACCCACTATTCCGCGAGCAAGTTCGCCGTCATCGGCTGGACACAGGCGTTGGCGCGCGAGGTCGCGGCCGACGGCATTCGCGTCAACGCCGTATGCCCCGGATTCGTGAAAACGCCGATGCAGGACCGCGAGGCGGCCTGGGAAGCGGAACTGCTCGGCACGACACCGGAGGCGGTCCTGCAATCCTACATCGACCAGACCCCCCTCGGACGCCTCGAAACCCCCGAGGACGTCGCCGACGTCGTCGTCTTCCTCGCCTCGGACGCCGCGCGCTTCATGACCGGACAGGGCATCAATGTGACCGGCGGCGTCTACATGACGTAA
- a CDS encoding DeoR/GlpR family DNA-binding transcription regulator, translating into MTSESEIKTTKPEKRLSGPDRRDRLALLLAQSGYLSISQLAEHLNVSEMTIRRDLDQMVEKGVAERAHGGAVPITSTRTWGIDLLEPEIDERIQRNSDAKARIGKLAASLVEPGQTIALDIGSTALCMAHAVKDMDIRVFTYSLKIALFLSSGVPRLYMPGGEIRGSEPSAVGSMTRNQLKSFRFDWAFLGASGLANEGLFDYSLEDAEVKRAMIESAERRAVLLDSSKFGRLSIVKITDLSSINALVCDQEPTGSLAEKLHEAGVKVCVAE; encoded by the coding sequence ATGACCAGCGAAAGCGAAATCAAAACCACGAAGCCGGAGAAGCGCCTTTCCGGACCGGACAGGCGTGACCGGCTGGCCTTGCTTCTGGCCCAGTCCGGCTACCTGTCGATCTCTCAACTGGCCGAGCACCTGAATGTGTCGGAAATGACCATTCGCCGGGACCTCGACCAGATGGTGGAGAAAGGGGTTGCGGAGCGCGCGCATGGCGGTGCGGTGCCGATCACCAGCACGCGGACCTGGGGGATCGATCTCCTGGAGCCGGAAATCGACGAGCGCATCCAGCGCAACAGCGATGCCAAGGCGCGCATCGGCAAGCTGGCCGCGAGCCTTGTGGAGCCGGGACAGACGATCGCCCTGGACATCGGCTCGACCGCGCTGTGCATGGCCCATGCCGTCAAGGACATGGACATCCGGGTTTTCACCTACAGCTTGAAGATTGCCCTGTTCCTGTCGTCGGGGGTGCCGCGGCTCTATATGCCCGGCGGCGAGATCCGCGGCTCCGAACCCTCGGCCGTGGGATCGATGACCCGCAATCAGCTCAAGAGTTTTCGCTTCGACTGGGCGTTTCTCGGGGCCAGCGGGCTCGCGAACGAGGGCCTCTTCGACTACTCGCTGGAAGATGCCGAAGTGAAGCGGGCGATGATCGAATCCGCGGAGCGGCGCGCAGTGCTGCTCGACAGTTCGAAGTTCGGGCGCCTTTCGATCGTCAAGATAACCGATCTCAGTTCGATCAATGCCCTGGTGTGCGATCAGGAGCCAACCGGCAGCCTCGCGGAAAAGCTTCACGAGGCTGGTGTCAAAGTGTGCGTTGCCGAGTGA
- a CDS encoding BtpA/SgcQ family protein: protein MIFECFGEKRKVVIAMAHIGALPGSPLYDADGGMNKLIDDVLSDIGKLQAGGVDAIMFGNENDRPYLLNATPESIAAMTTVVSVAKEEIKVPFGVNYLWDPVASVSIGAVTGASFVREIFTGVFASDMGVWAPDCATPMRLRRNLGRDDMKLLFNINAEFAHSLDQRPIELRAKSARFSSLADAILVSGPITGQPADSSDLRKVAEVIDDVPVFANTGVNIDNVQDVLSVADGCVIGTHFKVDGNTWNAVDGSRVKRFMDVVEGLR from the coding sequence ATGATTTTCGAATGCTTCGGTGAAAAACGGAAAGTTGTAATAGCCATGGCGCACATCGGAGCGCTTCCGGGCTCGCCGCTTTACGATGCCGATGGGGGCATGAACAAGCTCATTGACGATGTCCTGAGCGATATCGGCAAGCTGCAGGCCGGCGGCGTCGATGCCATCATGTTCGGCAACGAAAACGACAGGCCCTACCTGCTGAACGCGACTCCTGAGAGCATCGCCGCGATGACCACTGTCGTGAGTGTGGCCAAAGAGGAAATCAAGGTCCCCTTCGGCGTGAACTACCTGTGGGATCCGGTTGCTTCGGTCTCCATCGGCGCCGTGACCGGCGCTTCCTTCGTGCGTGAGATTTTTACCGGTGTGTTCGCTTCCGACATGGGCGTCTGGGCACCTGACTGCGCGACGCCGATGCGTCTGCGCCGGAACCTCGGCCGCGACGACATGAAGCTGTTGTTCAACATCAATGCGGAGTTCGCGCACAGCCTGGACCAGAGGCCGATCGAACTGCGCGCCAAGAGCGCTCGTTTCTCCTCTCTTGCCGATGCCATCCTGGTGTCCGGTCCGATCACCGGCCAGCCGGCGGATTCCTCCGATCTGCGCAAGGTTGCGGAAGTGATCGACGACGTGCCCGTCTTTGCCAATACCGGCGTCAACATCGACAATGTCCAAGACGTTCTCTCCGTGGCCGACGGCTGCGTCATCGGTACGCATTTCAAGGTCGACGGCAATACCTGGAACGCCGTCGACGGCAGCCGGGTGAAGCGGTTCATGGACGTCGTCGAAGGGCTTCGTTAG
- a CDS encoding FGGY-family carbohydrate kinase gives MSAVLGIDIGTTSTIGVILRPDEEGLCLASRPVTFQAPQPGWAEEDPEEWWANVCAIVPQLLSESGMKADDIAGVGVAGMLPAVVLLDEEGRVLRPSIQQSDGRCGREVEDLLAEVPESDFLARAGNGINQQLVTAKLRWIEKHEPDVFSRIATVCGSYDYINWRLTGRRAVEQNWALEAGFVDVHERRLSADLIALAHIPETAIPPLVASHEVLGQVTAQAAAQTGLKAGTPVVGGAADHIASAFAAGIAGSGDVLLKFGGAADILIATERAVPDPRMYLDYHLVPGLYMPNGCMASGGSALNWFVDHFAAGETAAAAREGVTPHAYLDRLAEEIPPGAGGVQVIPYFLGEKTPIHDPDARGIVTGLSFNHRPAHMWRALLEGFGYAFRHHIEVLNDMGHPTRRFVASDGGARSRLWMQIVADILQQPVQLLTGHPGSCLGAAWMAVIGSGLSQDWTGSRKYIREGEVIRPNAANAQVYQEGYGRFRQTYRAMAAVEPKSRP, from the coding sequence ATGTCCGCGGTTCTCGGCATCGATATCGGTACGACCTCGACGATCGGCGTGATTCTGCGCCCGGACGAGGAGGGCCTTTGCCTGGCCTCGCGGCCGGTGACCTTTCAGGCGCCGCAACCGGGTTGGGCGGAGGAAGATCCCGAAGAGTGGTGGGCCAACGTCTGCGCGATCGTTCCGCAGCTTCTTAGCGAGAGCGGGATGAAGGCCGACGACATTGCCGGAGTCGGTGTCGCGGGGATGCTGCCGGCCGTCGTGCTGCTGGATGAGGAGGGGCGCGTATTGCGCCCCTCGATCCAGCAGTCGGACGGACGTTGCGGGCGGGAGGTCGAGGATCTGCTGGCGGAGGTGCCGGAATCCGATTTTCTCGCCAGGGCCGGCAACGGCATCAACCAGCAGCTCGTGACCGCGAAGCTGCGGTGGATAGAAAAGCATGAACCTGACGTGTTTTCGCGGATCGCCACGGTCTGCGGATCCTATGACTACATCAACTGGCGGCTGACGGGCCGCCGCGCCGTCGAGCAGAACTGGGCGCTGGAAGCCGGCTTCGTCGACGTGCATGAAAGACGGCTTTCCGCCGATCTTATCGCTCTTGCCCACATTCCCGAGACGGCGATACCGCCCCTGGTCGCATCGCACGAAGTTCTCGGGCAGGTAACCGCGCAGGCCGCGGCGCAGACGGGTCTGAAGGCTGGCACGCCGGTGGTCGGCGGAGCGGCGGATCACATCGCGTCGGCTTTTGCCGCCGGCATCGCGGGCAGCGGTGACGTGCTGCTGAAGTTCGGCGGCGCCGCGGACATTCTCATCGCGACGGAACGGGCCGTGCCGGACCCGCGCATGTACCTGGACTATCACCTGGTCCCGGGTCTCTATATGCCGAACGGCTGCATGGCGAGCGGCGGGTCGGCGCTCAACTGGTTCGTCGATCACTTCGCGGCCGGCGAGACGGCCGCCGCCGCCCGCGAGGGGGTGACGCCCCATGCCTACTTGGACCGCCTGGCGGAGGAGATCCCGCCGGGTGCCGGCGGCGTTCAGGTCATTCCCTATTTTCTGGGCGAGAAGACGCCGATCCACGATCCGGATGCCCGCGGCATCGTGACGGGGCTCAGTTTCAATCATCGCCCGGCGCATATGTGGCGCGCGCTCCTGGAGGGCTTCGGCTACGCCTTTCGCCACCACATCGAGGTGTTGAACGACATGGGGCACCCGACGCGCCGCTTCGTGGCCTCCGACGGTGGCGCCCGCTCCCGGCTGTGGATGCAGATCGTCGCGGACATCCTGCAGCAGCCGGTTCAGCTTCTCACCGGTCATCCGGGGTCCTGCCTGGGGGCGGCCTGGATGGCGGTGATCGGATCGGGCCTCTCGCAGGACTGGACCGGTTCCCGCAAATACATCCGGGAAGGCGAGGTGATCCGGCCAAACGCGGCGAACGCCCAGGTTTACCAGGAGGGCTACGGGCGTTTTCGCCAGACGTACCGCGCCATGGCCGCCGTCGAACCCAAGAGCAGACCATGA
- a CDS encoding HAD family phosphatase has protein sequence MKIEAIAWDIDGTLIDSEPTHLKALIATCDGYGVDISDLPEDTFVGVSVHGVWEALVRRFPARLGRDEWIARINDHYRKLRRELRIQPFAVETILKARDLGLRQVAVSNSNRSVVDVNLEMLGASGIFDFSLSLDDVAKGKPDPTPYRLAANRLGLVPQQVVAVEDSETGLRSAAAAGCLAVAISADGVRLSPADRRITGLDELPEILAAARSGLATA, from the coding sequence ATGAAGATCGAAGCCATCGCGTGGGACATCGACGGAACGCTGATCGACAGCGAGCCCACCCACTTGAAAGCCCTGATCGCGACCTGCGACGGCTACGGCGTCGATATCTCGGACCTGCCGGAGGATACCTTCGTCGGAGTCAGCGTCCATGGAGTCTGGGAAGCGCTTGTGCGGAGATTTCCGGCCCGCCTGGGGCGCGACGAGTGGATCGCCAGGATCAACGACCATTATCGAAAGCTCCGCCGCGAACTTCGGATACAGCCTTTTGCGGTGGAGACCATTCTGAAAGCGCGAGACCTCGGGCTTCGCCAGGTCGCGGTCTCGAACTCCAACCGCAGCGTCGTGGACGTCAACCTGGAGATGCTGGGCGCCAGCGGCATATTCGATTTTTCCTTGAGCCTCGACGACGTGGCCAAGGGTAAGCCGGACCCAACTCCCTATCGCCTGGCGGCCAACCGTCTGGGGCTGGTCCCGCAGCAGGTGGTGGCTGTCGAAGACAGCGAAACCGGCCTGCGCAGCGCCGCCGCGGCCGGATGTCTCGCCGTCGCCATCTCGGCGGACGGCGTGCGGCTATCTCCGGCGGATCGCCGGATCACGGGCCTGGACGAACTCCCGGAGATTCTCGCCGCCGCGAGGAGCGGTTTGGCGACGGCCTGA
- a CDS encoding sugar ABC transporter substrate-binding protein, whose protein sequence is MNRKAKYLLGSFAIGCLLTATASASEAAELNIIIEEVPEYDIVRELSKEFTKAHPDITITFDAMPFDAMRDKILTSSLAPSAVYDVIIVDNPWMQQFARAGYLEELDGRIAESQGYDFEDFIEPIRNVGVVDGKIYGVPYYNYALGLIVRQDIFDEKGLTVPSNLEDYVSVVKELTTDGMAGVAMQPQRGYKIMEEWKNWLYATGGEVTDESGNVTIDSPEAAQALNLYIETYKAAAPEGSLNWGFDEALRAVASGRAATMLSYNWMLPTLNKKDGIAGDLAGKFKLYEVPGGKAVLGAWHWSVTANSEQKDAAWQFVSWITSKQVDKQRVIAGGAPMRTSVVSDPEVWEQGFGEEYYKTVLSILEDAAPLATGNSAEEVIEIVGTELSAAVSEQKSVEDALKDAARRVERAQ, encoded by the coding sequence ATGAATAGGAAAGCAAAGTATCTTCTGGGAAGTTTCGCAATCGGCTGCTTGCTAACGGCGACTGCGAGCGCAAGCGAGGCAGCGGAACTCAACATCATCATCGAGGAAGTGCCCGAGTACGATATCGTGCGTGAACTCAGCAAGGAGTTCACCAAAGCACATCCCGATATCACCATCACCTTTGACGCGATGCCGTTCGATGCGATGCGGGACAAGATCCTGACGTCCTCTCTGGCGCCCTCGGCGGTCTACGATGTGATCATCGTCGATAATCCCTGGATGCAGCAGTTCGCCCGCGCCGGCTACCTTGAGGAACTGGACGGGCGCATTGCCGAAAGCCAGGGCTACGACTTCGAGGACTTCATCGAGCCGATCCGCAACGTCGGCGTGGTGGATGGCAAGATCTACGGCGTTCCCTACTACAACTATGCCCTGGGGTTGATTGTCCGCCAGGACATCTTCGACGAAAAAGGGCTGACCGTTCCCTCGAACCTGGAAGACTATGTCTCGGTGGTGAAGGAACTCACGACCGATGGGATGGCGGGCGTCGCGATGCAGCCGCAGCGTGGCTATAAGATCATGGAGGAATGGAAGAACTGGCTCTATGCGACCGGTGGCGAAGTGACCGACGAGTCGGGCAATGTCACCATCGACAGCCCGGAGGCCGCCCAGGCCCTGAACCTCTACATCGAGACCTACAAGGCCGCCGCGCCGGAAGGCTCCTTGAACTGGGGTTTCGACGAGGCGCTGCGGGCGGTGGCTTCCGGCCGCGCCGCGACCATGCTCAGCTACAACTGGATGCTGCCGACCTTGAACAAGAAGGACGGAATCGCGGGTGATCTCGCCGGTAAGTTCAAGCTCTACGAGGTGCCGGGCGGAAAGGCGGTCTTGGGGGCCTGGCACTGGTCCGTCACCGCAAATTCGGAGCAGAAGGACGCCGCCTGGCAGTTCGTCTCCTGGATCACCAGCAAGCAGGTCGACAAGCAGCGTGTCATCGCCGGTGGAGCGCCCATGCGGACGAGCGTGGTCTCGGACCCTGAGGTTTGGGAGCAGGGATTCGGCGAGGAATACTACAAGACCGTTCTGTCGATTCTCGAGGACGCCGCGCCGCTTGCAACCGGCAACAGCGCCGAGGAGGTCATCGAGATCGTGGGGACGGAGCTTAGCGCCGCCGTTTCCGAGCAGAAGTCCGTCGAGGACGCGCTTAAGGATGCGGCACGCCGTGTCGAGCGCGCCCAGTAA
- a CDS encoding sugar ABC transporter permease: MSLRLRLILPLALLLAGIMIYPLAFSGWISLHDYRLTRIDDVRFEGSGNYEFILSDGSFWNALSNTFVFVGGAVTLELVIGLGLALLLQKLVRFQNVARAILLAPMFITPIAVGLMFRFLLNSELGVIPHYLAALGITVDWFGPDLALFSIILIDVWQWTPFMVLMLLAGLEALPRSPFEAARVDGASAWLTFRKLTLPMLQPVIVVAVIIRALDAFKVFEYVYAITRGGPGDATETIQFLIYKTGFRFFRLGEAASMAFVLVTITLALVVALYMSTRRR, translated from the coding sequence GTGTCGCTGCGTCTTCGTCTGATCCTGCCGCTGGCCCTGCTGCTCGCGGGCATCATGATCTATCCGCTGGCTTTCTCCGGCTGGATATCTTTGCACGACTACCGGCTGACCCGAATTGACGATGTGCGTTTCGAGGGCAGCGGCAACTACGAGTTCATACTCTCCGACGGTTCGTTCTGGAACGCGCTCAGCAACACCTTCGTTTTCGTGGGCGGCGCGGTCACCTTGGAACTGGTCATCGGCCTCGGTTTGGCGCTGCTGCTGCAGAAGCTGGTGCGGTTTCAGAACGTCGCTCGCGCCATACTACTGGCGCCGATGTTCATCACGCCGATCGCCGTCGGGTTGATGTTCCGCTTTCTTCTGAATTCCGAACTCGGCGTGATTCCCCATTATCTCGCCGCTCTGGGCATCACCGTAGACTGGTTCGGCCCGGATCTCGCCTTGTTCAGCATCATCCTGATCGACGTCTGGCAGTGGACGCCGTTCATGGTTCTGATGCTCCTGGCGGGGCTGGAGGCCTTGCCGCGGTCGCCTTTTGAGGCCGCCAGGGTCGATGGCGCCTCGGCCTGGCTGACCTTCCGCAAGTTGACCCTGCCGATGTTGCAGCCGGTGATCGTCGTTGCCGTCATCATCCGGGCACTGGATGCCTTCAAGGTCTTTGAATATGTCTATGCGATTACGCGCGGGGGTCCCGGCGACGCGACGGAGACCATTCAGTTCTTGATCTACAAGACCGGATTCCGGTTCTTCCGGCTCGGCGAAGCCGCGTCGATGGCGTTCGTCCTGGTGACGATAACCCTGGCGCTGGTTGTTGCCCTTTATATGTCGACGAGACGCAGGTGA
- a CDS encoding carbohydrate ABC transporter permease: MKTKRYSAKIAQLAVEIVVAAAVAVVLFPFIWIFLASIKPSHLVSEPDVWVFTPSLSNWIEVVAGSEVPRNVLNSLIVSVSTVVIALLVGCPAAYSFSRFKAGGASRFAILAAEMMPPAILILPLFLVFYRLGLIDSLAGVIITHLTLVVPVVTWFLISFFDEVPRELEEQAMIDGCTQFQAFWRVVLPTIRPGIAAASVFGFVLSWNDLFYALILTGGESRTLPVAIAGFWTFRGVDMGKMAVAILLAVVPILVVSFFVQKHLIRGLGGGAVKT; the protein is encoded by the coding sequence ATGAAGACCAAGCGATACTCGGCGAAAATCGCACAACTGGCCGTCGAAATTGTCGTCGCCGCGGCGGTGGCGGTGGTGCTGTTCCCCTTTATCTGGATTTTCCTCGCCTCGATCAAGCCGTCGCACCTCGTATCCGAACCGGACGTCTGGGTTTTCACTCCCTCGCTCAGCAACTGGATCGAGGTGGTCGCCGGCTCGGAAGTCCCCCGGAACGTCCTCAACAGCCTCATCGTGTCCGTATCGACGGTGGTGATCGCGCTGCTGGTCGGATGCCCGGCGGCCTACTCCTTTTCGCGGTTCAAGGCGGGCGGAGCTTCGCGCTTCGCCATCCTGGCCGCGGAAATGATGCCGCCGGCGATCCTGATCCTGCCGCTGTTTCTGGTCTTCTACCGGCTGGGGCTGATTGACAGTCTGGCGGGCGTGATCATTACCCATCTGACGCTCGTCGTTCCGGTCGTCACTTGGTTCCTCATCAGTTTTTTCGACGAGGTGCCGCGCGAGCTGGAGGAGCAGGCGATGATCGATGGCTGCACCCAGTTCCAGGCCTTCTGGCGTGTCGTGCTGCCGACCATCCGCCCGGGGATCGCGGCTGCGTCGGTTTTCGGCTTCGTACTGTCGTGGAATGACCTCTTCTACGCGCTCATCCTGACCGGTGGCGAGAGTCGCACGCTGCCGGTGGCCATAGCCGGGTTCTGGACCTTCCGCGGCGTGGATATGGGAAAGATGGCTGTGGCCATCCTGCTTGCCGTCGTGCCGATTCTGGTCGTTTCCTTCTTTGTTCAGAAACATCTGATCCGCGGCCTCGGCGGCGGTGCAGTCAAGACGTGA